The segment ACCGACAGCATCAGCGTGGACAGAATGAGAACGAAGGCGAACTGCCGGCCTCGCCAACGCATCCGCGAGAGCGCGTACGCCACGGGGATACACGATACGAGGATGCCGATCGTGGATCCCACGGCGATCTGCGTCGTGTTCCACGCGTAGCGAATCAGCGGCAGTCGGTCGAAGACCTCGGCGAAGTTCACCCAGCGGAACGGGTCCGGCCAGAACGACGGCGTGACGGCTTGGTGATCCGTCATCACCGCGGTGAGCGTGATGAACACGAACGGTGCCAGGAAGATCACGCAGAAGGCGATCAGCACGGAATGCCGGGCGATGGTCAGCAGGAACTGCCTGCGGCGCACGTCGTCCGGTACGGGCCGGCGCCGGATCTCGGCGACGGATCTCCGTCGAGGGCGAGCGGTGGCGACTGTGGCTATCGGAGCGCTCCTTGGTAGTGGACCCACCTGCGCGAAGTCTTGATGAGCACGAGCGTGCAGATCATCGTGATGGCGAACAGCACCCAGGCGAGCGCCGCGGCGTATCCCATTCGGAACGCCTGGAAGCCCTGCTGGAAGAGGTAGATCGAGAAGAACAGCATCGAGCCCTCGGGCGCTCCGAGGTTCTGCGCGCCCTCGGCGATCGACGTCCCCGCCACCGACAGTGCGACGACGTACGCCTGCGTGAACAGCTGGAAGCCGTAGATCACGCCGATCACCAGGGAGAAGAAGATGACGGGGGAGATCATGGGCAGCGTGACGTGCCGGAACTTCTGCCACCCGCTCGCGCCCTCGATATCGGCGGCCTCGTAGAGCTGGCTGGGGACGTCGAGGAGCCCGGCGAGGAAGATGATCATCGCGTCGCCGATCCCCCATAGGCCGAGGATGATCAGACCCCACTTGGACGTCCCGGGCCCGTGGAACCACAGCGGTGGATCGCCGATGCCGATCCCCCGGAGGATCTGGTTGATCGGTCCGAATCGCGGGTTGAACACGACGACGAAGGCGAGCGCCGCGGCCGCCGGCGGCGCGATCGACGGCAGGAAGTAGATCGTCCGATACACGCGCGAGCCCTTTCGTGGGAGCGTGAGAAGCCACGCCGTGAAGACGCCGAATACGATCCGCAACGGGACACCGACACCGATGATCCATAGCGTGTTGCGGATCGCCTCCCAGAAGAACGGGTCGCGCGTGAACAGCAACCGGTAGTTCTCGGTTCCGATCCACTCGGGAGACGTGAGCAGCGAGTACTTGGTGAACGAGAAGTACAGCGACGACACCATGGGATAGAGGATCAGGAACAAGAATCCCGCGATCCACGGCGACATGAACAGCAGGATGGTGAGGCCGCGTTTGACGTTGCGGGGGCGGGGCCGGCGTCGTACGACGCCGGCCCCGGCCCGAGCCGTCCGAATCTGGCCCTGAGCGACGCCCGTGATCGAGCTCCCCCTCTCCTGGGCTCTAGTTCTCTAGGCCTGCGCGAGCTGGTCGTCGATCTGTTGCGCGACCTGCGCCAAGCCGCCCTCGAGGTCGTCGGTCCGTCCCGTCTGCCACCGCGCGGCGAAGTCGGCCAGCGTGGTCTGGTCGGCCGAACCGATCGCGGAGTGTTCCTTGTAGTGCGACTCGGGGTGCTGGAAGATCTCGAGGAACGTCTCGAATTGCGGCGTGACGTCGAGATCCGGGGACTCCAGGGCGTCGAATGTCGTCGGGACGTTCCTCACGTTGTTCGCCATGTACACGAGCGTGTCGGTGTTCGTCGCCATGTACTGCAGGAGCAGCCAGGCTTCCTCTGGGTGCGCGGAGCCACGAGGAATCCCGATGATCGTGCCGCCGATCTGGCCGACGCCGTACGAGTCCGCGCGGTCATCCGGAACGGGGAAGGGCGCAGTGGCGTAGTTCATGTCGGGGACCTCGTCCGCGATGAACGCCGTCCGCCACTCGCCGTCCATGTTCATGGCGACGCGGCCGTCCTGGAAGTCGTTGGCCGAGGAGAACTCATCTCCCTGGCCGGCCACGAACTCTTCCAGGCGAGCGGCTCCGGTCTCGAAGTCGCCCTCGCCGTACACGTTGGCGATGAAATCGCGCTGCCACTCGAACATCTCCACCCACGCGGCGTCGTCGTCGATCGCGGACTGCGTTCCGTCCTCGCTGTACCACTGGGCGTCGAACAGCGTGCTCACCGTCACGACTGTTGTCTCGTAATAGCCGAGCGACATGACGATGCCGGCGCGTTCGATCGAGCCGTTCGGGGCGAACACTGTGAGCTCGCGGGCAACGTCTTCGAGCTCCGAGAACGTCGTCGGCGGTTCCTCGATCCCCGCCTCCTCGAACATGTCGACGTTGTAGTACAGGCCGTACGCATCGGTGAGGAACGGGAGCGCGCACTGGCTGCCCCCGAAGCTCGTGTATGACAACGCTGCGTCAGGGAACTGTCCGAGGTCGAATTGATCGCGCTCCATGAACGGCGTCAGGTCCTGCCACGCGCCCGACGAACAGAACTGACCGATGTTGTCGAGCGTGAACGACAGCACCACGTCAGGCGGCTCACCCGCGTTGATCGCGTTGATGATCCTCTGATCGCCGACGCCGCCCGTGCTGTTGACGGTGATGTTCGGATGCTCCTCCGTGAACCCGTCGAAGATCTGGTTGAACTGACGCAGCTCACGCCCCGTCCACGCACCCCACATCTCGAGCGTGACCGGTTCCTGCGGTCCGGTCGGCGCCGTCTCCGCCGGACCCTCGTCCTCGCCGCCGGCCGTGCAGGCCGCGGCCACCAGTGCGAACGTCGCCACCACGATCAACCCACGTTTCATGTCGCCTCCCTCTGTTGCCCCCACGTCACCGAATACTCTTCGCCCCGCCCGATCTTCGCTAGGCAGGCACCTCCCCGCGGTCGAACAGCCGATCCTGAGCTGCCTGCAACGCCATCCACACGGCACCGTTCAGCGTCGCGTCTTCGCGGAGCACGGACACCTCGATCCGTGGCCGGAACGGCGAGAGCTGCTCGATCTCGCGCTCGACTCGCTCGAGCAACAGATCACCGTTGGAGCCGATCCCGCCGCCGAGGATCACCAGCTCCGGATCGACGACCGAGGCCACCGCGGCGACGGCGAGCGAGATCCGTCTTGCAAGATCAGCTACGACGCGCATCGCGGTGCGGTCTCCGCGACGGGCCGCCGAGAACACGTTCTTCGCCGTGAGCGGAGGCGCCATCCCCAGCCGCCGAGCCGCGGATACGACGCCCGACGCCCCGGCGACCGCGTCGAGAGCGCCGCGCTTGCGGCTCTCGGGCTCGTAGGGCTGCGTCCCCACCAGCGGCAGGTAGCCGATCTCGCCAGCGGCGCCGCTGCTCCCCCGATACAGCTCGCCGTTCAGGACGAGACCGACGCCCACGCCGGTGCCGACGTGCACCACCACGAAGTGCTCGACATCCTTCCCCAACCCGCGCCATAGCTCCCCGAGCGCGGCGAGGTTCACATCGTTCTCGAACGCGATATTCGTCCCGAGCTCGCGCTGCACGGCTTCGACGAGACCCTGACGCCCCCACCCCGGCAGGCTGTGCGCCAGCGCGACCTGTCCGAGCTCGGGATGGAAGACGCCGGGACTGCCGATCGTCGCGAACGTCACGTGGCGCCACCGCAACCCGGCTTCATCGGCGAGCGCTCGAGCGATCTCGCCGAGCTGAGAGATGAGCGTCTGAGAGCTCCGCACCCGAGCCCGTTCGTCCCGCCGAGCGACGATCTCTCCTGTGAGATCCGCCAACGCAGCGCGGACCCACGCACGGCCCACGTCGATCCCGACGACCCAGCCGGCTCGCGCGTTCAGCTCGTACAAGACGGCGCTCGGTCCCTTCCCGCCGGACGACCGGCCGGCCTCGCGCGCGAGCCGCGAGGACGTCAGGGCCATGAGTGCTTGCGAGACCGTCGGCTTCGACAGACCGGTGGCGCGAGCGATCTGCGCTCTCGAGATCGGCCCCCGCTCCCGGATGGCCTCGAGCACGATGCGCTCGTTGATCGCGCGAAGCAGTCTCGGCGTGCCGACAGCAACGGATCCGCCAGGACTCGTCGGTCGCCCCCTCCGCTCGAGTGTCTTTGCTTAGAGTTCCTAAGGAAAGTTTCCTAACTATTCCGGCGGATGCTACGCTCGCTCGCTTCGGCGAGTCAAGCCACGTTCCTATCGCTGCGAGCGAAGCAATGCGCACCCCTGACGTGATCGCTCTCGGAGAGACGATGCTCTCCCTGGTCGCGACGGATGGGCCGCTCGCGGAGTCGCAGACACTACACGTGACGTTCGGCGGCGCTGAGGCGAACACGTGCGCCGGCCTCGTTCGCCTCGGCGTGAGCGCGGCGTGGGTCAGCCGTCTCGGGGCCGACGTCGCCGGACGGCGCGTCCATGAATCGATCGATGGCTGCGGCGTCGACGTCCGATGGGTCCGCTGGGATCCGGATCGTCCGACGGGGTTGATGCTTCGCGACACGCGCGGCACGGTCGTCTACTACCGCGGCGGATCCGCGGCGAGCGCCCTCGGCCCGAGCGACCTGGACGCCGTGCCGGTCGAGGAGGCTCGCGCCGCCCTGGTAACGGGGATCACCGCGTTGATCGGTCCCGATCCCCAGCGCGCGGCGATCGCGTTGCTCGACCGAGCGACCGGCCTGCGCGTGGTCGACCCCAACATCCGCTCCGGCCTGTGGGGATCCGATCGCGCCAAGGAGCTCATCGCGCCGCTCGTCGAGCGCGCGGACGTGCTCCTCGGCGGCGAGCGTGAGCTCGCCGAACTCGCCGGCGACCTGTCCGGTGAAGCGCTCGCTCACGCCTGTCTCGCGTTGGGTCCCCGCGAGGTCGCCGTGAAGCGCGGTGAACGCGGCGCAGGCGTCCTCGACGAGGAGGGCGAGTGGCACGAGGTCGTTCCCCAGCGCGTACACGACGTCGATCCCGTCGGCGCGGGCGACGCGTTCAACGCCGGGTACGTGGCGGCGCGGCTCAACGGGGTTCCGCCTCGCGACGCGCTCGTCCAAGGCGCGAGGTGCGGTGCTGATGCCGCCGGAATGGTCGGGGACGCGATCGCGGTCCGATGACCCTCGGAGCAGCTCAGAAGAACGTGGCCACTGCGTCGGCAACGCGATCGTTCGCGTCGAGCACCGGGATCACCCGCCATCGGTCGAAGGCGCTGCACGGGTGCGAGATACCACACTTCACCAGATCGCCGACGTCGAGCGCGACGTCCTCCTCGACACGGATGAACGCGTGCTGATCGTTGAGGTCCGTCACGACGCAGCCGTCGAGCGGTCGCTCCTCGCCTGAGCTCGACCTGACGGCCATGGGGATCGGCATGCCCTGGTCGAATGGAACGTCGCGACGCCCGAACCCCGCGATCGCCATCCGGCGTTCCGGTCGCGACAGCACCGGGCCCCACACCTCCATGGCCGAGCGGAACCGCGAGGCGCTCTCGGACTGGCCGGCGAACGGCGACAACCGCTCGTACATTCCGGAATCGTGCGTCAGGTAGCAACCGGACCGCAGGATGACCCGCGCGGGCACATGGCCGGGCCACATGTCGTGGAGGCGTTCCACGACCACGTCGAAGAACGCGCTTCCGCCGGCGGTGAGGACGACACCATCGTCCAACCCGCCACCCTTCACGAGCGCCTCGCCGAGGCCGCGCACCGCGTCGAGATACTCGCGGACGCGATCGAGGCATGCCTCCGACCGGTCCCGGCAGACGAGTCCTTCGTACCCGGCGACACCGGCCAGCCGAAGCGTGCTCGATGCACGAACGCGTTCGGCCACGCCGATCGCCTCCTCCACCGTTCTCGCGCCGGTGCGGCCGCCGAGAAAGCCGAGCTCGACGAGAACGTCGAGTCGTCTCGGTGCGTTCGCGTCGGCTAAACGCGCGTCGAGGGTCTCCACCCCGCGCGCCGAGTCGACATAGCAGAGGAGCTCGACCTCGGGGTCGCGGAGCGCGTTCGCCGCCCACGCGATCGACGCGCGATCGACGAGCTCGTTCGCGATCACGATCCGCCGTACCCCGACCTCGCGCATCACGCGCGCCTGCGAGGCCGTCGCGGCAGTGATGCCCCACGCACCGGCCTCGAG is part of the Actinomycetota bacterium genome and harbors:
- a CDS encoding alanine racemase, coding for MSVPHPRLRLDDVAGGVRVDHLARGFPAKDVALREVAMQGWTFDDLEPPVLLLREDALRHNLALMAAFCDRSGVDLAPHGKTSMAPQLWARQLEAGAWGITAATASQARVMREVGVRRIVIANELVDRASIAWAANALRDPEVELLCYVDSARGVETLDARLADANAPRRLDVLVELGFLGGRTGARTVEEAIGVAERVRASSTLRLAGVAGYEGLVCRDRSEACLDRVREYLDAVRGLGEALVKGGGLDDGVVLTAGGSAFFDVVVERLHDMWPGHVPARVILRSGCYLTHDSGMYERLSPFAGQSESASRFRSAMEVWGPVLSRPERRMAIAGFGRRDVPFDQGMPIPMAVRSSSGEERPLDGCVVTDLNDQHAFIRVEEDVALDVGDLVKCGISHPCSAFDRWRVIPVLDANDRVADAVATFF
- a CDS encoding sugar kinase, whose translation is MRTPDVIALGETMLSLVATDGPLAESQTLHVTFGGAEANTCAGLVRLGVSAAWVSRLGADVAGRRVHESIDGCGVDVRWVRWDPDRPTGLMLRDTRGTVVYYRGGSAASALGPSDLDAVPVEEARAALVTGITALIGPDPQRAAIALLDRATGLRVVDPNIRSGLWGSDRAKELIAPLVERADVLLGGERELAELAGDLSGEALAHACLALGPREVAVKRGERGAGVLDEEGEWHEVVPQRVHDVDPVGAGDAFNAGYVAARLNGVPPRDALVQGARCGADAAGMVGDAIAVR
- a CDS encoding extracellular solute-binding protein, yielding MKRGLIVVATFALVAAACTAGGEDEGPAETAPTGPQEPVTLEMWGAWTGRELRQFNQIFDGFTEEHPNITVNSTGGVGDQRIINAINAGEPPDVVLSFTLDNIGQFCSSGAWQDLTPFMERDQFDLGQFPDAALSYTSFGGSQCALPFLTDAYGLYYNVDMFEEAGIEEPPTTFSELEDVARELTVFAPNGSIERAGIVMSLGYYETTVVTVSTLFDAQWYSEDGTQSAIDDDAAWVEMFEWQRDFIANVYGEGDFETGAARLEEFVAGQGDEFSSANDFQDGRVAMNMDGEWRTAFIADEVPDMNYATAPFPVPDDRADSYGVGQIGGTIIGIPRGSAHPEEAWLLLQYMATNTDTLVYMANNVRNVPTTFDALESPDLDVTPQFETFLEIFQHPESHYKEHSAIGSADQTTLADFAARWQTGRTDDLEGGLAQVAQQIDDQLAQA
- a CDS encoding ROK family transcriptional regulator; amino-acid sequence: MLEAIRERGPISRAQIARATGLSKPTVSQALMALTSSRLAREAGRSSGGKGPSAVLYELNARAGWVVGIDVGRAWVRAALADLTGEIVARRDERARVRSSQTLISQLGEIARALADEAGLRWRHVTFATIGSPGVFHPELGQVALAHSLPGWGRQGLVEAVQRELGTNIAFENDVNLAALGELWRGLGKDVEHFVVVHVGTGVGVGLVLNGELYRGSSGAAGEIGYLPLVGTQPYEPESRKRGALDAVAGASGVVSAARRLGMAPPLTAKNVFSAARRGDRTAMRVVADLARRISLAVAAVASVVDPELVILGGGIGSNGDLLLERVEREIEQLSPFRPRIEVSVLREDATLNGAVWMALQAAQDRLFDRGEVPA
- a CDS encoding sugar ABC transporter permease — its product is MSPWIAGFLFLILYPMVSSLYFSFTKYSLLTSPEWIGTENYRLLFTRDPFFWEAIRNTLWIIGVGVPLRIVFGVFTAWLLTLPRKGSRVYRTIYFLPSIAPPAAAALAFVVVFNPRFGPINQILRGIGIGDPPLWFHGPGTSKWGLIILGLWGIGDAMIIFLAGLLDVPSQLYEAADIEGASGWQKFRHVTLPMISPVIFFSLVIGVIYGFQLFTQAYVVALSVAGTSIAEGAQNLGAPEGSMLFFSIYLFQQGFQAFRMGYAAALAWVLFAITMICTLVLIKTSRRWVHYQGALR